In Streptomyces seoulensis, the following are encoded in one genomic region:
- a CDS encoding purple acid phosphatase family protein has translation MGVPEKLAERMSMAERHEYLRSRFSRRTLIRSGAVTLGTVAGGAFVPGAVTPAAATTPAAPAPRRAEHVDGALAAPFGRHLAWGNDPRTEVTVSWQVPVAVKRPFIRIGAHPWDLSRKIEAEVRTLHTPAGVGASGDHTQYYVHARLSHLRPGQTYYYGVGHHGFDPAEPHLLGTLGTFTTAPAHKAPFTFTAFGDEGVGYHGLANNALILGQNPAFHLHAGDIAYGDPSGAGKTTDTGFDSRTWDQFLHQTESVAKQIPWMPAYGNHDMEAWYSPNGYGGEEARWSLPDNGPDAANLPGVYSFVYGNTAVISLDANDISYEIPANLGISGGTQTRWLEAQLKKFRAARDVDFVVVFFHHCAYCTSTAHASEGGVRQEWVPLFEKYTVDLVINGHNHQYERTDVIKGDTVTKKLPIGGTAYPETEGVVYVTAGAAGRSLYAFTAPDTYEGNEHEVESVSSFVNLKDGKKPETVAWSRVRYLDYSFLRVDVTPAPRGRHTTLTVSGIAETGERIDHFTVARRAK, from the coding sequence ATGGGCGTACCCGAGAAGCTGGCCGAGCGGATGAGCATGGCCGAGCGGCACGAGTACCTGCGGAGCAGATTCTCCCGGCGCACCCTGATCAGGAGCGGCGCCGTCACCCTCGGCACCGTCGCGGGCGGCGCCTTCGTACCCGGCGCCGTGACCCCGGCCGCCGCCACCACCCCCGCGGCCCCGGCGCCGCGCCGTGCCGAGCACGTCGACGGCGCGCTGGCCGCGCCCTTCGGCCGCCATCTGGCCTGGGGCAACGACCCGCGCACCGAGGTCACCGTCTCCTGGCAGGTGCCGGTCGCCGTCAAGCGCCCCTTCATCCGCATCGGCGCCCACCCCTGGGACCTCTCCCGCAAGATCGAGGCCGAGGTGCGCACCCTCCACACCCCGGCGGGTGTCGGCGCGAGCGGCGACCACACCCAGTACTACGTGCACGCGCGGCTCAGTCACCTGCGCCCCGGCCAGACCTACTACTACGGCGTCGGCCACCACGGCTTCGACCCGGCCGAGCCCCACCTGCTCGGCACCCTCGGCACCTTCACCACCGCCCCCGCCCACAAGGCGCCCTTCACCTTCACCGCCTTCGGCGACGAGGGCGTCGGTTACCACGGCCTCGCCAACAACGCCCTGATCCTCGGCCAGAACCCCGCCTTCCACCTGCACGCGGGCGACATCGCCTACGGCGACCCCTCCGGCGCCGGCAAGACCACCGACACCGGCTTCGACTCGCGCACCTGGGACCAGTTCCTGCACCAGACCGAGTCCGTCGCCAAGCAGATCCCCTGGATGCCCGCCTACGGCAACCACGACATGGAAGCCTGGTACTCGCCCAACGGCTACGGCGGCGAGGAGGCCCGCTGGTCCCTCCCGGACAACGGCCCCGACGCGGCGAACCTCCCCGGCGTCTACTCCTTCGTCTACGGCAACACCGCCGTCATCTCGCTGGATGCCAACGACATCTCGTACGAGATCCCGGCCAACCTCGGTATCTCCGGCGGCACGCAGACCAGGTGGCTGGAGGCGCAGCTCAAGAAGTTCCGGGCCGCGCGGGACGTCGACTTCGTGGTGGTCTTCTTCCACCACTGCGCCTACTGCACCTCCACCGCGCACGCCTCCGAGGGCGGGGTGCGCCAGGAGTGGGTGCCGCTGTTCGAGAAGTACACGGTGGACCTGGTCATCAACGGCCACAACCACCAGTACGAGCGCACCGACGTGATCAAGGGCGACACGGTCACCAAGAAGCTCCCGATCGGCGGCACCGCCTACCCCGAGACCGAGGGCGTCGTCTACGTCACCGCGGGCGCGGCCGGCCGCAGCCTGTACGCCTTCACCGCGCCCGACACCTACGAGGGGAACGAACACGAGGTCGAGTCCGTGTCCTCCTTCGTCAACCTCAAGGACGGCAAGAAGCCCGAGACCGTCGCCTGGTCCCGGGTGCGCTACCTCGACTACTCCTTCCTGCGCGTGGACGTCACCCCCGCGCCGAGGGGCCGGCACACCACGCTGACCGTGTCCGGCATCGCCGAGACCGGTGAGCGCATTGACCACTTCACCGTGGCCCGCAGGGCGAAGTAG
- the glmS gene encoding glutamine--fructose-6-phosphate transaminase (isomerizing) has product MCGIVGYIGKRDVAPLLLEGLQRLEYRGYDSAGVVVSSPKTPALKMVKAKGRVRDLEAKVPARFKGTTGIAHTRWATHGAPSDVNAHPHMSADDKVAVVHNGIIDNASDLRRKLEADGVEFLSDTDTEVLTHLIARASAEKLEDKVREALRVVEGTYGIAVMHADFPDRIVVARNGSPVVLGIGEKEMFVASDIAALVTHTRQIVTLDDGEMATLKADDFRTYTTEGTRTSAEPTTVEWEAASYDMGGHDTYMHKEIHEQADAVDRVLRGRIDDRFSTVHLGGLNLDAREARRIRRVKILGCGTSYHAGMIGAQMIEELARIPADAEPASEFRYRNAVVDPDTLYVAVSQSGETYDVLAAVQELKRKGARVLGVVNVVGSAIAREADGGIYVHAGPEVCVVSTKCFTNTTVAFALLALHLGRTRDLSVRDGKRIIEGLRKLPTQIAEILKQEEQVRELAEEYAQSRSMLFIGRVRGYPVAREASLKLKEITYIHAEAYPASELKHGPLALIEPALPTVAIVPDDDLLEKNRAALEEIKARSGKILAVAHREQEKADRTIVVPKNEDELDPILMGIPLQLLAYHAAKVLGRDIDKPRNLAKSVTVE; this is encoded by the coding sequence ATGTGCGGAATTGTCGGATACATCGGTAAGCGGGATGTCGCTCCCCTGCTGCTGGAGGGTCTCCAGCGCCTGGAGTACCGGGGCTACGACTCGGCGGGCGTCGTCGTCAGCTCGCCCAAGACGCCGGCCCTGAAGATGGTCAAGGCCAAGGGCCGGGTCCGTGACCTGGAGGCCAAGGTCCCCGCGCGCTTCAAGGGCACCACCGGCATCGCCCACACCCGCTGGGCCACCCACGGCGCCCCCTCCGACGTGAACGCCCACCCGCACATGTCGGCCGACGACAAGGTCGCCGTCGTCCACAACGGCATCATCGACAACGCCTCCGACCTGCGCCGCAAGCTGGAGGCGGACGGTGTGGAGTTCCTCTCCGACACCGACACCGAGGTCCTCACCCACCTGATCGCCCGCGCGAGCGCCGAGAAGCTGGAGGACAAGGTCCGCGAGGCGCTCCGCGTGGTCGAGGGCACCTACGGCATCGCCGTGATGCACGCCGACTTCCCCGACCGCATCGTGGTGGCCCGCAACGGCTCCCCGGTCGTCCTCGGCATCGGCGAGAAGGAGATGTTCGTCGCCTCGGACATCGCCGCGCTGGTCACACACACCCGCCAGATCGTCACCCTGGACGACGGCGAGATGGCCACCCTGAAGGCCGACGACTTCCGCACCTACACCACCGAGGGCACCCGCACCAGCGCCGAGCCCACCACCGTGGAGTGGGAGGCCGCCTCCTACGACATGGGCGGCCACGACACCTACATGCACAAGGAGATCCACGAGCAGGCCGACGCCGTGGACCGCGTGCTGCGCGGCCGCATCGACGACCGCTTCTCCACCGTGCACCTGGGCGGCCTCAACCTGGACGCCCGCGAGGCCCGTCGCATCCGCCGGGTCAAGATCCTCGGCTGCGGCACCTCGTACCACGCGGGCATGATCGGCGCCCAGATGATCGAGGAGCTGGCCCGCATCCCCGCCGACGCCGAGCCGGCGTCCGAGTTCCGCTACCGCAACGCGGTCGTCGACCCCGACACCCTGTACGTCGCGGTCTCCCAGTCCGGTGAGACGTACGACGTGCTGGCCGCCGTGCAGGAGCTGAAGCGCAAGGGCGCCCGGGTCCTCGGTGTGGTCAACGTGGTCGGCTCGGCCATCGCCCGCGAGGCCGACGGCGGCATCTACGTGCACGCCGGGCCCGAGGTGTGCGTGGTCTCCACCAAGTGCTTCACCAACACCACGGTCGCCTTCGCGCTCCTCGCGCTGCACCTGGGCCGCACCCGCGACCTCTCGGTGCGCGACGGCAAGCGGATCATCGAGGGCCTGCGCAAGCTGCCCACCCAGATCGCCGAGATCCTCAAGCAGGAGGAGCAGGTCCGCGAGCTGGCCGAGGAGTACGCCCAGAGCCGCTCGATGCTCTTCATCGGCCGTGTCCGGGGCTACCCGGTGGCCCGCGAGGCGTCCCTGAAGCTCAAGGAGATCACCTACATCCACGCCGAGGCGTACCCCGCCTCCGAGCTGAAGCACGGCCCGCTGGCCCTGATCGAGCCCGCCCTGCCGACGGTCGCCATCGTCCCGGACGACGACCTGCTGGAGAAGAACCGCGCCGCGCTGGAGGAGATCAAGGCCCGCAGCGGCAAGATCCTCGCGGTCGCGCACCGGGAGCAGGAGAAGGCGGACCGCACCATCGTGGTCCCGAAGAACGAGGACGAGCTGGACCCGATCCTCATGGGCATCCCGCTCCAGCTCCTCGCGTACCACGCGGCGAAGGTGCTGGGCCGCGACATCGACAAGCCGCGCAACCTGGCCAAGTCGGTGACGGTGGAGTAG
- a CDS encoding universal stress protein, producing MAGHEFFEPADRKRPVAEPTAPEPLAADETRPSCDPAFRHGVVVGFDGSTSSERALAYAVGMAHRSGSGLIIVHVANRLPTTVWAGCEPPVFVDVPDHRTEVLGLELACADHLSEVPWILVERGGDICHELEEVGREYEADAIVVGSTHGIAGRIFGSVAGRLTKRARRPVIVIP from the coding sequence ATGGCCGGTCACGAATTCTTCGAACCAGCGGACCGCAAGCGGCCGGTAGCCGAACCCACGGCGCCCGAGCCCCTGGCGGCGGACGAGACACGCCCTTCCTGCGATCCCGCCTTCCGGCACGGAGTGGTCGTCGGCTTCGACGGCTCCACCTCCAGCGAGCGCGCCCTCGCCTACGCGGTCGGCATGGCCCACCGCTCCGGCTCGGGTCTGATCATCGTCCATGTGGCCAACCGGCTGCCCACCACGGTGTGGGCCGGCTGTGAGCCGCCCGTCTTCGTGGACGTCCCCGACCACCGCACCGAGGTGCTCGGCCTGGAGCTCGCCTGTGCCGACCACCTGAGCGAGGTGCCGTGGATCCTCGTGGAGCGCGGCGGCGACATCTGCCATGAACTGGAGGAGGTCGGGCGGGAGTACGAGGCGGACGCGATCGTCGTCGGCTCCACGCACGGCATCGCCGGGCGGATCTTCGGCTCCGTGGCGGGACGGCTCACCAAGCGGGCCCGGCGGCCCGTGATCGTGATTCCCTGA
- a CDS encoding GlxA family transcriptional regulator has protein sequence MSHDSTAAPDATVRKLAGRRRKEIVAVLLFSGGPIFESSIPLSVFGIDRQDAGVPRYRLLVCAGEDGPLRTTGGLELTAPHGLEAISRAGTVVVPAWRSITSPPPEEALDALRRAHEEGARIVGLCTGAFVLAAAGLLDGRPATTHWMYAPTLAKRYPSVHVDPRELFVDDGDVLTSAGTAAGIDLCLHIVRTDHGNEAAGALARRLVVPPRRSGGQERYLDRSLPEEIGADPLAEVVAWALEHLHEQFDVETLAARAYMSRRTFDRRFRSLTGSAPLQWLITQRVLQAQRLLETSDYSVDEVAGRCGFRSPVALRGHFRRQLGSSPATYRAAYRARRPQGEQRPAEQELAQHGMPQGPSGLPGHGPVAVPSVLHPDRDGGVPLQSRRHTAGAVSLLPGPRGSG, from the coding sequence ATGAGCCACGACTCCACCGCCGCGCCGGACGCCACCGTCCGCAAACTCGCCGGGCGACGCCGCAAGGAGATCGTCGCGGTGCTGCTGTTCAGCGGCGGCCCCATCTTCGAGAGTTCCATACCGCTTTCGGTGTTCGGGATTGACCGCCAGGACGCCGGAGTGCCGCGCTACCGACTGCTGGTGTGTGCCGGCGAGGACGGCCCGCTGCGGACCACGGGGGGACTGGAACTCACCGCGCCGCATGGCCTGGAGGCGATCTCCCGCGCGGGCACGGTCGTCGTACCGGCCTGGCGCTCGATCACCTCGCCGCCACCGGAGGAGGCGCTCGACGCGCTGCGCCGGGCGCACGAGGAGGGGGCCCGCATCGTCGGCCTGTGCACCGGGGCGTTCGTCCTGGCCGCGGCCGGCCTGCTGGACGGCCGCCCGGCCACCACCCACTGGATGTACGCGCCGACGCTGGCCAAGCGCTATCCGTCGGTGCACGTCGATCCGCGTGAGCTGTTCGTCGACGACGGCGACGTGCTCACCTCGGCCGGTACGGCGGCCGGGATCGACCTGTGTCTGCACATCGTGCGGACGGACCACGGCAACGAGGCCGCCGGTGCGCTGGCCCGCCGCCTGGTGGTTCCGCCCCGCCGCAGCGGCGGTCAGGAGCGCTACCTCGACAGGTCTTTACCCGAGGAGATCGGCGCCGACCCGCTGGCCGAGGTCGTCGCCTGGGCGCTGGAACACCTCCACGAGCAGTTCGACGTGGAGACGCTGGCGGCACGCGCCTACATGAGCCGCCGTACGTTCGACCGCAGGTTCCGCTCGCTCACCGGCAGCGCGCCGCTGCAGTGGCTGATCACCCAGCGGGTGCTGCAGGCGCAGCGGCTGCTGGAGACGTCCGACTACTCGGTGGACGAGGTCGCCGGGCGCTGCGGGTTCCGCTCGCCGGTCGCGCTGCGCGGGCACTTCCGCCGCCAGCTCGGCTCGTCGCCCGCGACGTACCGGGCCGCGTACCGGGCGCGCAGGCCGCAGGGTGAGCAGCGGCCGGCCGAGCAGGAGCTCGCGCAGCACGGGATGCCGCAGGGTCCTTCGGGTCTGCCGGGCCACGGCCCGGTGGCGGTGCCGTCGGTGCTGCACCCGGACCGGGACGGCGGGGTGCCGCTGCAGAGCCGCCGGCACACGGCGGGCGCGGTGAGTCTGCTGCCGGGGCCGCGCGGCAGCGGCTGA
- the orn gene encoding oligoribonuclease, with the protein MNDRMVWIDCEMTGLSLSDDALIEVAALVTDSELNVLGEGVDIVIRPPDAALETMPEVVRQMHTASGLLEELAGGTTLADAEEQVLAYIREHVKEPGKAPLCGNSVGTDRGFLLRDMATLESYLHYRIVDVSSIKELARRWYPRAYFNSPEKNGNHRALADIRESIAELRYYREAVFVPQPGPDSDTAKSIAAKYVLPPA; encoded by the coding sequence ATGAACGATCGCATGGTGTGGATCGACTGCGAGATGACCGGCCTCTCGCTGTCCGACGACGCGCTCATCGAGGTGGCCGCCCTCGTCACCGACTCCGAGCTGAACGTGCTCGGCGAGGGGGTGGACATCGTCATCCGCCCGCCGGACGCCGCGCTGGAGACGATGCCGGAGGTGGTGCGCCAGATGCACACCGCGTCCGGGCTGCTGGAGGAGCTGGCCGGGGGTACGACGCTGGCCGACGCCGAGGAGCAGGTGCTCGCGTACATCCGTGAGCACGTCAAGGAGCCGGGCAAGGCCCCGTTGTGCGGCAACTCCGTCGGCACCGACCGCGGCTTCCTGCTGCGCGACATGGCGACGCTGGAGTCCTACCTCCACTACCGGATCGTGGACGTCTCCTCGATCAAGGAGCTGGCCCGGCGCTGGTACCCGCGCGCGTACTTCAACAGCCCGGAGAAGAACGGCAACCACCGCGCGCTGGCCGACATCCGCGAGTCCATCGCCGAGCTGCGCTACTACCGCGAAGCGGTCTTCGTCCCCCAGCCCGGCCCGGACTCCGACACCGCGAAGTCCATCGCCGCGAAGTACGTCCTCCCGCCCGCGTGA
- a CDS encoding LacI family DNA-binding transcriptional regulator: MTSHGVRGGRGGGRPTLEEVAVRAGVGRGTVSRVINGSPRVSDATRAAVQAAVAELGYVPNTAARALAANRTDSIALVVPEPETRFFAEPYFSDMLRGVGAELADTEWQLLLIFAGSDRKRQRLADYLSAHRVDGVLLVSTHADDPLPDLLDRLEIPAVISGPRSAGETLTSVDSDNYGGGRSAVEHLLARGRRRVAHITGRPDVYGAQRRVDGYRDALRDAGLEVDELLIEPGDFTEEGGRRAMSALLSRRPDLDAVFAASDVTAAGARHSLREAGRRIPSDVALVGYDDSAIARHMDPPLTSVRQPIEEMGRAMIDLLLTEIADRRPAGTRGLERRHAVLATELVGRESS, from the coding sequence ATGACGAGCCACGGAGTGCGGGGCGGCCGGGGCGGCGGGCGGCCGACGCTGGAGGAGGTGGCCGTCCGGGCCGGCGTGGGCCGGGGCACGGTCTCCCGCGTGATCAACGGCTCCCCGAGGGTCAGCGACGCCACCCGCGCGGCCGTGCAGGCGGCGGTCGCGGAACTCGGGTACGTCCCCAACACCGCGGCCCGCGCGCTGGCGGCCAACCGCACCGACTCCATCGCGCTGGTCGTGCCCGAGCCGGAGACGCGCTTCTTCGCCGAGCCGTACTTCTCCGACATGCTGCGCGGGGTGGGGGCGGAACTGGCCGACACCGAGTGGCAGTTGCTGCTGATCTTCGCGGGCAGCGACCGCAAGCGGCAACGGCTCGCGGACTATCTCTCCGCCCACCGGGTCGACGGGGTCCTCCTGGTCTCCACGCACGCCGACGACCCGCTGCCGGACCTGCTGGACCGGCTGGAGATCCCGGCCGTGATCAGCGGCCCCCGGTCGGCGGGGGAGACGCTCACCTCGGTCGACTCCGACAACTACGGCGGCGGCCGCTCCGCCGTCGAGCACCTCCTCGCCCGCGGCCGCCGCCGGGTCGCCCACATCACCGGCCGCCCCGACGTCTACGGCGCCCAGCGCCGCGTCGACGGCTACCGCGACGCGCTGCGGGACGCGGGCCTTGAGGTGGACGAACTCCTCATCGAGCCGGGCGACTTCACCGAGGAGGGCGGCCGCCGCGCCATGTCCGCCCTGCTCTCCCGCCGCCCCGACCTCGACGCCGTCTTCGCCGCCTCCGACGTCACCGCGGCCGGCGCCCGCCACTCCCTCCGCGAAGCCGGCCGCCGCATCCCGTCCGACGTCGCCCTCGTCGGCTACGACGACTCCGCCATCGCCCGCCACATGGACCCACCCCTGACCAGCGTCCGCCAGCCCATAGAGGAAATGGGCCGCGCGATGATCGACCTCCTCCTGACCGAGATCGCGGACCGCCGTCCGGCGGGGACACGGGGGCTGGAGAGGCGGCATGCGGTGCTGGCTACGGAGCTGGTGGGGCGGGAGTCTTCGTAG
- a CDS encoding ABC transporter substrate-binding protein: MRTSIRRSRGTVAMVAAAALATGMLAGCASDSDDGSSDSGNGDGKGNITLTVGTFGVFGYKQAGLYDEYMKLHPDINIKENVTTRTDVYWPKVLTRLQAGSGADDIQAIEVGNITEAVQTQAAKFVDIGKDVDKSQWLDWKLAQATTQDGKTIGLGTDIGPMAVCYRKDLFAKAGLPTDRAKLAEQWKGDWSKYVDLGKQYMKKSPKGTKYVDSAASVYNASLGGSTERNYDKDGKVVWDKSQGVKDAWDDAMTVATSNMSAKLKQFDPTWDKGFANGSFATVACPAWMLGYIGEKAGDSGKGKWDVAAAPTASNWGGSFLGVPTESKHQKEAVALAKWLTAPEQQAKVFAKQASFPSTPSAYAGLKPQADTTAYFSDAPLTQIFSDAAKTIPAQPLGPKDKPIDTAISDIGILQVEQKGKSPAQGWDAASKEIKDVLGQ; the protein is encoded by the coding sequence ATGCGTACGAGCATCCGCAGGTCTCGCGGAACGGTGGCCATGGTGGCCGCGGCCGCGCTGGCCACGGGCATGCTGGCGGGCTGCGCCAGCGACTCGGACGACGGCTCGTCGGATTCGGGCAACGGCGACGGCAAGGGCAACATCACGCTGACGGTCGGCACCTTCGGGGTCTTCGGCTACAAGCAGGCCGGTCTGTACGACGAGTACATGAAGCTGCACCCGGACATCAACATCAAGGAGAACGTCACCACTCGTACAGACGTGTACTGGCCGAAGGTGCTCACGCGCCTCCAGGCCGGTTCGGGCGCCGACGACATCCAGGCCATCGAGGTCGGCAACATCACGGAGGCCGTGCAGACGCAGGCCGCCAAGTTCGTCGACATCGGCAAGGACGTCGACAAGTCCCAGTGGCTGGACTGGAAGCTGGCCCAGGCCACCACCCAGGACGGCAAGACGATCGGCCTCGGCACCGACATCGGTCCGATGGCGGTCTGCTACCGCAAGGACCTCTTCGCCAAGGCCGGTCTGCCCACCGACCGCGCCAAGCTCGCCGAGCAGTGGAAGGGCGACTGGTCCAAGTACGTCGACCTCGGCAAGCAGTACATGAAGAAGTCGCCCAAGGGCACCAAGTACGTCGACTCGGCGGCCTCGGTGTACAACGCCTCCCTGGGCGGCTCCACCGAGCGCAACTACGACAAGGACGGCAAGGTCGTCTGGGACAAGTCCCAGGGTGTGAAGGACGCCTGGGACGACGCGATGACCGTGGCGACCAGCAACATGTCGGCCAAGCTGAAGCAGTTCGACCCCACCTGGGACAAGGGCTTCGCCAACGGCTCCTTCGCCACCGTGGCCTGCCCCGCCTGGATGCTCGGCTACATCGGCGAGAAGGCCGGCGACTCGGGCAAGGGCAAGTGGGACGTGGCGGCGGCGCCGACCGCGTCCAACTGGGGCGGCTCCTTCCTCGGCGTGCCGACGGAGAGCAAGCACCAGAAGGAGGCCGTCGCGCTGGCCAAGTGGCTGACCGCGCCGGAGCAGCAGGCCAAGGTCTTCGCCAAGCAGGCCAGCTTCCCCTCCACCCCGTCGGCGTACGCGGGCCTGAAGCCGCAGGCGGACACCACCGCGTACTTCTCCGACGCGCCGCTGACCCAGATCTTCTCCGACGCGGCGAAGACCATCCCGGCCCAGCCGCTGGGCCCGAAGGACAAGCCGATCGACACCGCGATCAGTGACATCGGCATCCTCCAGGTCGAGCAGAAGGGCAAGTCCCCGGCCCAGGGCTGGGACGCCGCGTCCAAGGAGATCAAGGACGTGCTCGGCCAGTGA
- a CDS encoding carbohydrate ABC transporter permease: MTSKEALAHPASSAETAPGIPPGAVRGARGRGAPDGAPSWRSRLYRWDTKASPYAFVTPFFVLFGVFTLVPLLYTVWYSLHDVQLSALDHQSWTGLANYKNLLSSDFFWNALRNTFTIGVISTVPQLMAALWLAHMLNYKLRGSTVWRVVMLTPYATSVAAATLVFTLLYSWDGGMVNWILHFFGVDPVNWRESDWGSQFAVSSIVIWRWTGYNALIYLAAMQAIPADLYESAALDGANRRQQFWHVTIPQLRPTVLFTIVVSTIGATQLFGEPLLFGGVSGTKGGSEHQYQTLGLYMYDQGWIIGNLGKASAIAWTMFLVMLIIAAVNLLLTRWLRRSDDRG; this comes from the coding sequence GTGACCTCCAAAGAGGCTCTCGCGCATCCCGCGTCGAGCGCCGAGACCGCGCCCGGCATCCCGCCGGGCGCGGTCCGGGGCGCTCGGGGTCGCGGTGCGCCGGACGGCGCCCCCTCCTGGCGCAGCCGGCTGTACCGCTGGGACACGAAGGCGTCGCCGTACGCGTTCGTGACCCCCTTCTTCGTGCTGTTCGGTGTGTTCACACTCGTTCCGCTGCTGTACACGGTCTGGTACTCGCTGCACGACGTGCAGCTGTCCGCGCTCGACCACCAGAGCTGGACGGGCCTGGCCAACTACAAGAACCTGCTGTCCTCGGACTTCTTCTGGAACGCGCTGCGGAACACCTTCACCATCGGTGTGATCTCGACCGTCCCGCAGCTGATGGCCGCGCTCTGGCTGGCCCACATGCTCAACTACAAGCTGCGCGGCTCGACCGTGTGGCGCGTGGTGATGCTGACCCCGTACGCCACCTCGGTGGCGGCGGCGACGCTGGTGTTCACGCTGCTGTACTCGTGGGACGGCGGCATGGTGAACTGGATTCTGCACTTCTTCGGTGTTGACCCGGTCAACTGGCGTGAATCGGACTGGGGATCGCAGTTCGCGGTGTCGAGCATCGTGATCTGGCGCTGGACCGGCTACAACGCGCTGATCTACCTGGCCGCCATGCAGGCCATCCCGGCGGACCTGTACGAGTCCGCCGCGCTCGACGGCGCCAACCGGCGCCAGCAGTTCTGGCACGTGACGATCCCGCAGCTGCGGCCGACCGTGCTGTTCACGATCGTCGTCTCGACCATCGGCGCCACCCAGCTCTTCGGTGAACCCCTGCTGTTCGGCGGGGTCAGCGGGACCAAGGGCGGCTCGGAGCACCAGTACCAGACGCTCGGGCTCTACATGTACGACCAGGGCTGGATCATCGGCAACCTCGGCAAGGCGTCCGCGATCGCGTGGACGATGTTCCTGGTCATGCTGATCATCGCCGCGGTCAACCTGCTGCTGACCCGCTGGCTGAGGAGGTCCGATGACCGCGGCTGA
- a CDS encoding carbohydrate ABC transporter permease — protein sequence MTAADLVLPEARSGRRRATKAGKQLHAGPVTYVALTVFALVSLAPLVWTAIAASRTDRRLAQAPPPLWFGGNLFKNLETAWDQAGLGTAMLNSVIVAGAITVSTVVFSTLAGFAFAKLRFRFSGLLLLLTIGTMMIPPQLAVVPLYLWMSDLGWSNQLQTVILPSLVTAFGTFFMRQYLVQALPTELIEAARVDGASSLRVVWHVVFPAARPAMAVLGLLTFVFAWNDFLWPIIALNQQNPTVQVALNALGTGYVPDQAVIMAGALLGTLPLLIAFLLFGKQIVGGIMQGAIKG from the coding sequence ATGACCGCGGCTGACCTCGTTCTTCCCGAGGCGCGCTCCGGTCGGCGCCGGGCCACGAAGGCGGGCAAGCAGTTGCACGCCGGCCCGGTGACGTATGTGGCGCTGACCGTGTTCGCGCTGGTCTCGCTGGCACCGCTGGTGTGGACGGCGATCGCGGCCTCGCGCACCGACCGGCGGCTCGCCCAGGCCCCGCCGCCGCTGTGGTTCGGCGGCAACCTGTTCAAGAACCTCGAGACCGCCTGGGACCAGGCCGGGCTCGGCACCGCGATGCTCAACTCGGTGATCGTGGCGGGCGCGATCACGGTCAGTACGGTGGTCTTCTCCACCCTGGCCGGCTTCGCCTTCGCCAAGCTGCGGTTCCGGTTCTCGGGGCTGCTGTTGCTGCTGACCATCGGCACGATGATGATCCCGCCGCAGCTCGCCGTCGTCCCGCTGTACCTGTGGATGAGCGACCTCGGCTGGTCCAACCAGCTCCAGACGGTGATCCTGCCGAGCCTGGTGACCGCGTTCGGCACGTTCTTCATGCGGCAGTACCTGGTGCAGGCGCTGCCCACCGAGCTGATCGAGGCGGCGCGGGTGGACGGGGCGAGCAGCCTGCGGGTCGTCTGGCACGTGGTGTTCCCGGCGGCGCGGCCCGCGATGGCGGTGCTCGGCCTGCTCACCTTCGTGTTCGCCTGGAACGACTTCCTGTGGCCGATCATCGCCCTGAACCAGCAGAACCCGACCGTGCAGGTGGCCCTGAACGCCCTCGGCACCGGGTATGTACCGGACCAGGCGGTCATCATGGCGGGCGCACTGCTCGGCACCCTGCCGCTGCTGATCGCCTTCCTGCTGTTCGGCAAGCAGATCGTGGGCGGCATCATGCAGGGCGCGATCAAGGGCTGA